The bacterium genome window below encodes:
- a CDS encoding acetyl-CoA C-acyltransferase — MTDALILSCVRSPMAKAGKGAFSRTRIDDIASQVLCAALARVPGLDPSAIEDVLIGCAMPEGEQGYNISRNISFLAGLPEGAAAVTINRFCASSLEAIAQAARAIRCGDGELFVAGGVESMSHVPIGGFNPNLNERLMRNGVPEAYISMGLTAENVARTYGVSREEQDRFALMSHRKAVLAQSKGKFDAEKTPVCALSADGREFEVAQDEGPRSDTSIEALAALPPAFLEGGSVTAGNSSPMTDGAAMTVIASKRFAKRIGA, encoded by the coding sequence ATGACGGATGCACTCATCCTATCATGCGTGCGAAGCCCGATGGCCAAGGCCGGAAAGGGCGCATTCTCCCGCACGCGCATCGACGACATAGCGAGCCAGGTCCTCTGCGCAGCACTCGCGCGCGTACCGGGGCTCGACCCCTCCGCGATCGAGGACGTGCTCATCGGCTGCGCCATGCCCGAGGGCGAGCAGGGCTACAACATCTCGCGCAACATCTCGTTCCTCGCCGGGCTGCCGGAAGGGGCGGCTGCGGTGACGATCAACCGTTTTTGCGCCAGCTCCCTTGAGGCGATAGCGCAGGCTGCGCGCGCGATCCGCTGCGGCGACGGCGAGCTCTTCGTCGCCGGCGGCGTGGAGAGCATGTCACACGTGCCGATCGGCGGGTTCAATCCGAACCTCAACGAAAGGCTCATGCGCAACGGCGTTCCCGAAGCGTACATATCCATGGGGCTCACGGCGGAGAACGTGGCGCGCACCTATGGCGTATCGCGCGAGGAGCAGGATCGCTTCGCGCTCATGAGCCATCGCAAGGCGGTGCTCGCGCAGTCGAAGGGGAAGTTCGATGCTGAGAAGACGCCGGTGTGCGCGCTGTCCGCAGACGGCCGGGAGTTCGAGGTTGCGCAGGACGAGGGGCCGAGGTCCGACACCTCGATAGAAGCGCTCGCCGCACTGCCGCCCGCGTTCCTGGAGGGAGGGAGCGTCACCGCCGGCAACTCCTCGCCCATGACCGACGGCGCGGCCATGACGGTGATCGCCTCCAAGAGGTTCGCTAAGAGGATCGGAGC
- a CDS encoding HEAT repeat domain-containing protein — MQIYLDSMLSEEPTQVTSRSFRGHVPERGGADLAAGVVRPLHSVLPKSKEKPAARIGAMLLSLRKGRRNDRIIAARELGDLAISENLKMPEAVVPLCVSLSEDKDPVVRQEAAWSLWKLGDPRAHASLIKALLHDSSARVRERAARALGLLGAKEALPAMLDLLTLERHIPARLRAGIACAMGFFAGEGVLKHIEEASRDAEPYVRYEAVRSLGRFLVGFSQEISLRVFQTLRNYLKPGNEPCATIRQAAIKALRFAAADEAGQAVARSLAKDPDAAVRESAADALLLWNSAQSEGALIDALSDDHWPVRKAAARTLARFIKRHGVYDSARISESLRRMERMLPSHSYEWRLAADAFASL; from the coding sequence ATGCAGATTTATCTGGACAGCATGCTCTCGGAGGAGCCCACCCAGGTGACCTCGCGCAGCTTCAGGGGACACGTCCCGGAGCGCGGCGGGGCCGATCTTGCGGCGGGCGTGGTGCGTCCGCTTCACAGCGTCCTGCCCAAGTCCAAGGAGAAACCGGCCGCGCGCATAGGCGCGATGCTCCTGTCTCTGCGCAAGGGCAGGCGCAACGACAGGATAATAGCAGCACGGGAGCTGGGCGATCTGGCGATATCCGAAAACTTGAAGATGCCGGAGGCGGTCGTGCCCCTGTGCGTCTCTCTGTCTGAAGACAAGGACCCGGTGGTGAGGCAGGAGGCCGCGTGGTCGCTCTGGAAATTGGGCGATCCCCGTGCCCACGCCTCGCTCATCAAGGCGCTCCTGCACGACAGCTCCGCCCGAGTGAGGGAGAGGGCTGCGCGCGCACTGGGGCTTCTCGGCGCAAAAGAGGCCTTGCCCGCGATGCTGGACCTTCTCACCCTGGAGAGGCATATCCCGGCGAGGCTCAGGGCCGGCATCGCCTGCGCGATGGGGTTCTTCGCCGGCGAGGGCGTGCTGAAGCACATCGAGGAGGCCTCGCGCGACGCGGAACCGTACGTGCGCTACGAGGCGGTGCGCTCGCTCGGCAGATTCCTCGTAGGTTTTTCTCAGGAGATCTCGCTCCGCGTCTTTCAAACCCTGCGCAATTATCTCAAACCCGGCAACGAGCCGTGCGCCACGATCAGGCAGGCTGCGATAAAGGCGCTGCGCTTCGCTGCCGCCGACGAGGCGGGCCAGGCGGTGGCGCGTTCGCTCGCCAAGGATCCGGACGCCGCCGTCCGCGAATCGGCCGCGGATGCGCTCCTGCTATGGAACAGCGCGCAGTCGGAGGGGGCCCTCATCGATGCGCTCTCGGACGATCACTGGCCCGTGCGAAAGGCCGCGGCTCGGACGCTCGCGCGCTTCATAAAACGCCACGGGGTCTACGACAGCGCCCGCATATCAGAATCCCTGCGCAGGATGGAGCGCATGCTGCCCTCTCATTCGTATGAGTGGAGGCTGGCTGCCGACGCATTTGCTTCCCTCTGA